From a single Candoia aspera isolate rCanAsp1 chromosome 2, rCanAsp1.hap2, whole genome shotgun sequence genomic region:
- the LOC134489799 gene encoding zinc finger protein ZFP2-like, translating into MPGAEDGVTREKPYKCMECGKSFSVNGSLTSHQRTHTGEKTYKCGACGKSFNCKSNLTLHERTHLGEKPYTCLQCGKSFVKSSVLIVHQRTHTGEKPYKCMECGKSFSVNGSLTSHQRTHTGEKPHKCSECGKSFGRKGSLTIHERTHTGEKPYKCTECGKSFVKSALLTVHRRTHMGEKPLKCMECGKSFGQRGKLATHEKAHSRD; encoded by the exons ATGCCAGGGGCAGAAGATG GGGTCACAcgggagaaaccgtataaatgtatggaatgtgggaaaagtttcagtgtgaATGGGTCACTTACTTCCCATCAGAGGACTCACACGGGGGAAAAAACGTATAAATGCGGCGcatgtgggaagagcttcaattGTAAGAGTAACCTTACCTTACACGAAAGAACACACCTGGGGGAGAAGCCGTACACGTGTCtgcagtgtgggaagagctttgtCAAGAGTTCAGTCCTTATCGTTCATCAGAGaacccacacaggggagaaaccgtataaatgtatggaatgtgggaaaagtttcagtgtgaATGGGTCACTTACTTCtcatcagaggactcacacaggggagaagccacatAAATGTAGTGAGTGCGGAAAGAGCTTTGGCCGAAAAGGTAGCCTTACCATACACGAAAGGACACATacgggggagaaaccctataaatgtactgagtgcggaaagagcttcGTGAAGAGTGCACTCCTTACTGTACATCGAAGGACTCACATGGGGGAGAAACCattgaaatgcatggagtgtgggaagagtttcGGTCAGCGTGGGAAACTTGCAACGCATGAAAAAGCCCACAGCAGGGATTAA